The Apostichopus japonicus isolate 1M-3 chromosome 12, ASM3797524v1, whole genome shotgun sequence sequence gggggggggcgtcaggcatgaatgatcgccgtcctgggggatgggtctaaggggaggggtggacaatttttgctttcgaagaagggctgaaatgcaaaatggtgccatatgtgatccatttttcgaccttaataataagcaacatttccaataaaaatggacacaaaatgcacaatttagtatggctggctgCCAGCCATACTTGTACTTGTAGTACAAGTCACGGCCTCTTCGCTATAGTTAGGTTCTTTATATTGACTAACATGTATTGCTGGTTATATTTTGTAATTCTATGTTACGTTGAATGTGGCTAACGGTGGATGGTGGATAACCCTAATGGTGGATAACGCTTGGTAACGCAACGCATCTTGCCTTACACACACTTACCGACAAtagctcaaaaaaaaaaaaaaaaaatgcgctACACACCTATATCTCGACGTGGTTCGCTATTTGCAATAATGAATAATTTCGTTGCAAAATGTCGATTCAGTTTGCTACAAATTGTTGAAATGATGACTTTCTGATGTGTGAAtagtttattataatattttccttcaaaatgttgaattattaaaataaatgaagtGATCAATTGATTATTTTACTGATAATTGTTAAATTGATGACATTTGATCAataatcatttgaataattcacCTAGCAGATTTAagaaattcttctttttttttgtggaaatttttaatatattaacacAGCAGTCAATCATTTTGtggcgtttttttttaaatcatatttacaaaagatcttaacattttttCATCTTACACCGACTCATTTGGCAATACGGTAATACTTTGATTCATTTGTGTGGCAAATATTGAGGGCGCTAATCTCAATCGTCTTCATAAAATTATGTatgattttattaatttatgattttatcatgTTTGCCACATTCAGCTAGCGTATTCAACCCTGAcgagaaagtgggggggggggggtgatacaGACCGGGCCCATGGCAATTATGGGGGCCCAAGTCATGTGGGATAAAGAATACTGTTTCTACTTTTTCATTACACTGTTAGAATATGAACGCTTCATGTAAGGGGGCCCTGGTGACATACTTATCCCGGAGCCCATGCGTTCTGACTTTAGACATTACTGTTGAGTGTCATGTCTTTCGTGTTCCCTtataccagggttgtccaacctacggcccgcgggccacagtccggcccgccgcatggttgcgtccggcccgccgcatggttgcgtccggcccgccagagatgctctacggtacgaaattttagtgagcagatttattgataacaatttgaagctatataatcaatcattcgaatcttctgggtccaaaaaactacatacaggtcagtttgtgtgacactctctcagcggtggggggggggggcggctgaactttattcatctgctTCATCAGGataataaatcagtgcgctccgcgcgcagtgctcacattttgttgccttgggcttcgggcaaaaaaatcgaaaaatcgagcgtagggttcatgcggccccctccttcatcataatcattccatgtggctctcctctgcaaaaggttggacaaccctgccttATACTATCTCTCAGAAAAGGCCgcggtattaaaaaaaaaaaaaaagagtctcCCATGAGTTTTCCTGGTTAATCACATAGCACGATGAGTATTCTATAAtatacactatactatatacactTCCTatgtaagtacagtacagtctgACGGATTTCTTTTATGAATGATAACAGCGGAATCAACGATACTATTGAGGGGAAATCCCACACAGatatatttaacaaaatcaTCAGTTCATGTCAATTAACCAAACGACCTTTTATATtaatctcttctttttcttgaatATTACAATACTCGTGTACTTATAAACGCTGTATTAAGGCCTGCAATATCGGTTCAAATAAGAAATCGAGTTCGTTGATACTTGTGCGTATAGAACAtcacacaaacaaaacacagGGCCTTGCCAAACAGGCGCGGCATAAAGTGTACCACTAAATCTACTTAAAATTTGAAACactatttatatttgttttacaatacGGTATTccatattcatatatttgtaatattttaaaaggAAACGATGAGTTCCACACTGTGTACGTTTTGACAAGGTATAGTAAGGTACCTGGTAACCAAATGATTATTTTAAGATTTCAAACGGTCTTCCATTCACTCAGAGTCATATTACTTTACTTCAACtactgcattttatttctaGCTTCAACCTTCTATAAACAATTTCACCTGACGTTTCTCTTTCATGATGTCACTATCGCCCGACCCTTATTCCTACAAACGAAGATATTCTCAAATGTGTGTTGAACATTTACAAAGACAAGGCTATTGCGTTTTCCTGGGGCGTGTGGCGTTCGGGGAAGAGAACCACCCATCCAATGAAGACGACCGCTGGCCGTACGGGAAGCGTACGGGAAGTATTGGTGTCAAATATGCAGTCAGTGAACCAGACGGTCCCTTTGTACTCTTGATAGCACATTGCTTATTCATCTAAATATCCCAAATAATCCGCTGCTTTAATCTGCCGTCGGCCAACCAAAACTAGTATTAAAGTAGCCAATTCAGTAACATATACGTCAAATTATCAACTTGTCCTATCAACCGCGCCCAATTATTAAAACCGGTAGATTTAATTCATACTTAATATCTAACAATAATGTTATCATGTGTTACTCAAACTGATTACATAATGTATCGCGTTCAtgatatgtaaataaaacaaattatcgTCTAACGCCACCAATGGTAGGACGTGACTCACTTATTTGCACATGTATTCAATGGATATCTCTATAACATTCTAGGAAAGCTATTCACAAGCAAGTGTAGAAGTTGACATAGTATTCGTCTTATGTGTTGTTACATTGTACCAAGCTTACTGTtcttatatatactgtacaaaatgCCGTGACATTTGATTAAAGCTATTGAAGGACAGGTTTTAAGCATCATatgattttattaattttccCAGTACAATTCTCTCCCGATATATCCAACATACTGGGAATACAAGCGAAATCCTGTGCAGAGAAAGTCAGAGAGTGTCAAATCCACACGTCTAGAGGTGTCAATTATCGAACATTGCTCACACTAGCTCAAAAACCATGTATGTGGGTGGTGTGGTGAAAGTGTATATATTTCCCACTTGGGCCATTTTATTGCTGCACCGAGGTCCTCTTGCTCTTTATTTCGCCACTGTTAGCATAATTTAGGTGATTCTGCTAGATCTAGGCCGATCCATCATTTATGCTTGTTTGGTGCCACTGCCCGTAAAGTGAGTCTTAACTTAGCTTTTGTATCGGGCTTCTCAAACTAAAGGTACTTTCACCAGTAAACCGGATCAATGGGGAACTGTTTGCGTACAAATATAGTCAAATATGTTATAATGATATAATAGAGAAACATCGGCAGTCTTGATAACatttaatttgagatttcaatcaGCTTAAATCAAACCCTAATACATCGCAGTAAATGTTGATGGCATGGTAAAGCTCGGTATAGCTAATGCATACGGTGCATGTGATATCATCtaattttcacaaattattCCATGATCTTTGGTGCAATCGTGGTCCGACCATCTACCATCATCATGTTTGACTCTCCCACAATCTTTGTTTTCGTCAGAGGTGGTTCCATCCCAATTTGAGTACGACCCGAGGGGTGTTCCGTCCTGCCATATCCAAGCACCTAGAGTGAGGTAACCAAACAAATAATGCATATATAACCAGTCACTTTTGTTATAAGTGTATAACAAAGTGACGTAACAAGGAGTTACATCAATAGCAGACTTGAACGTCGACGGAGCATGAGTTTGGGGTCTTAGGGTGGGGTATGCGGAGGTGTAGGGTGGACTGTGTATGTGAGACGGCCATGAACTGAAATTTGAGGAAATGTATATGCCAGTATTCCTTTCGTGACAAACTGGTTTTTTCCCCCGAATTCCACGGCAATTATAACAGTTTTCATGACCTTCCTCTTTGCCCCTCTTCGTCCCCATACTCCTTCCTACTGATTCCTCCCAACTGCTTCCTCTGTCAACTTCACTGGTCGTTCATATACTCAACTTTGACGTTGATTATAACCATTTCAACTGATTTATAATGCTGTACAAAAGAAGACTAAAGGTTTAACGACAACGATAGAATTGATCTTGGAATGGACTTATTACCTGGCTGCCGTGATATACGGTAACTTTATATAGctgttttttttacttctcAGTTGCTATAGAACAGTGGTTCTTTATCTGAGGTGCACGTATACCTTTGCAGTAGGGCTAGGCTATAGGTATACACATAGAGGTGCACGTAAGAACATCACAGATTCTACGATACAAACTCATATTAGGACGTTCCATTCGTTCCCCCAATGCAATCGTATTTGTTTGGACCAATTAGATCGTTATGAGTAAGAGAACAATATGAATTTTCGTGGGTTTACAAAATTGAACTGATTGCTTGAGAATTATCTTGTTGGAGTTGTTCACATATGAGTATTAACGACTTTACACTGACTTTAGCTTAATACATATAGCTTAATGTAGTAAGGGCGTGTGCATAGTACACGCCAGTGACCGTTATATGTCAGTGCACTTTACTACTGTCCTGACATTAGCACATCGGTTTATGTTGCTATGACAAATGCAGGTGTTGTATGCCTTGCGTCAGGTTTCATTTTATTACCTAGTGTTGTTCTATACATAGCATTTTACTGTCATTCTTGTTATATTATTAGCGTATTTACATTGTTTGAGACTACAGGGTACCATTTCGagttaattgttgttgttttctgttTAATTTGTATTCATTTGTAACAACCTGAGATGacatttgttgtttatttattgtttggTATGAATGAAgagggttaatcaacggtcaaGCGCGAGTTTATGGCAGTATTATGCACTCACGGGACATGGCGCTATTACTCGGCCTTCGGCCTCGAACATTCCGTGCTTTATAAACGCGTTCGTGCATTGTCCTGCAATAAACGTATAGTAGACAGTCGATTAACCCCTAAATAAGCTATCATTTTTGGTATCACGTGAGTGTGAAACCTTTATCGGTTTTTATATCTGAAGTAGGCGTTTACAATACCTCCATAGTAGCATAGTGTATAGTAACTTATCGTTATGGAGGGTAGATGTGTTAATTCATACCTTCATTTGCGAGGTCATTGAGTCCAATCCAAAAGTGACCACTAAGAACCGTAGTTTCAGATAATATGAAGTCATTCTCTTCTGGGCTTTCAATCTTAACCAGCTGAGCAGCCATGCCATGGCAAGCGTTTTGAGCTTCGCCCCACGACATCTTAGTGACGATACTAACGTAATAACAGCTACTACCCCATAACGACCAGTCTGTGGGACACACTGAAACAAACCAGAAGAATGTCAATATACACACTGCAGCTGATGATATTATTCTTGTTACATTAATCGGACGATAAAATGGCTGTATaggtgttatatatatatggtttccactatatatatatatataggatggATGATTGCAGCCGAACATTGTAACAAACATGTTCGCGCACGTTTTGGTGGCCCATAGAGGAcgaaaattgattttatgacGTATACGGTATACATAAACAATTCACGGCGTATATAGGCGAACATCCATTCGAATATGTGTCTATATACTCCGATTACTTGCCTAAATATAATGGAACTGATCCTCTTCCTATGAAATGGTATAACCTGTCTCTTGATATAAGTTTCCATATAAACACACTTACAGATAATTTTTACAGCCTATTCgtcttttcttcaatttttgctttctttatttGTATTATCACCAGGATATATGTGTTTCTGAATTTCTTTTGGAGTCTTTTACAAAGTATTATCAAAGTATAATCAGAGTTCGGAAAATGATCCCTCCCTATATCAGCCCTTCTCTACTTTCATTGTTTTCATCTCGTGATATATTGTGAAAGTATTGATGACTCTATATTAATAGAGTCGATTAGTTGCTCGCCGATACGCATGGATACCGAAACCACCTAGTCACAGTTTATGCTAATCTTAATTCCAAGTAATGTTGACGTTCTACTCATATAGCCAATCAGAATGTAACTCAACATTTGATCGGGTTTACTTTAGTTCTACCTTCATCGCTTCCTTTGAGATCAACTAATCATCGTACCTCTTGTTGTAGTTGTAGGATCACTTGAAGTACTAGGATCACTGGTAGTAGTAGGATCACTTGAAGTACTAGGATCACTTGTAGTAGTAGGATCACTTGAAGTACTAGGATCACTGGTAGTAGTAGGATCACTTGAAGTACTAGGATCACTTGTAGTAGTAGGATCACTTGTAGTAGTAGGATCCCTTGAAGTACTAGGATCACTTGTAGTAGTAGGATCACTTGAAGTACTAGGATCACTCGTAGTTGTAGGATCACTTGTAGTAGTAAGGTCTCTTGTAGTAGTAGGGTCACTTGTTGTAGTGACAGGATCACTTGTTATGGTAGAAGCGAGCCCACCGTTTGTTGTTACGAAATCATTCCAGGTGGTAAACGTTTCTTTGGTGGGGGTCTCCTTTTTTTCGCTCGTAGTTACCTCTGTTGTTTCTCTCTTGGCAGGTCCAGGAGATGACGTTAGTACATGCTTGTCTGGTGTTATATCTTTAGGTGGTGTACACCGAAAAGTGCGCCTCTGTGATGTGTCATCTGTCGAACTTCTAACAGTGGGAGGGTTCAATGTTGCCGCTTGATACAAGAAGACGAAAAAtgagaagaggaagaagaaactacGTAAAtgtacttcttacagtaaaaaACCTTTTAAAGGGGCGGGAGGAAGTAggaggggagatggaggggggatGCCAGTGGCTAgtccccccccaattgtttaaCTTAGTAGATACTATGCTGAGGTTACACAGATAGGACATGGAAAGTTTGAAAATTCCGATTATTTCCTCGGAATTTCAATTTACCAGTACTTTTCGAAACTCAAACTTTTCCTTTATTTGACTGCAATCCGTGGTAAGGTTTATTTTCTCtaactttatttttctttgtctgGAAATTCGAATACTTTATATTGATATATCTGCTACTTATCTCAACATATTTGACGTTTACCAAACAATTTCGACTTCTTTTTATCGATAAACATTCACCAAATTAAGATATTTCACAACGAAACTCGACTTTTCCTCCAACTAAAGCAACTCCGACTTTCCTCATAAAACTATTCAACTATTTCATGTGATAATAATTACGTTTAAGGTGTTAGTAAGTAAATAAAGTGTGTGGGGTGTGTCAGGTGTGTGGGGcttgggagggggaggttgcgttggtggggtggggtgacaTACATCTTTAGAAATTACTATACTTATTATGGTGTattatgaaatgaaacattaaaatgtgAAAAAGAATTTTCgttctgtttaatttttaattctgTTTAATAATTGATTACCGTATTGGGAAGAACATGCTGTAGCTTTCACGCATCATACGCAGTTATTATTGGCACTCGAAATTTAAATCAATATCGCGTACTGAAGACCTTCAGTTGAGTAGTTAAAATCATTAAATAATATTCcgagaatatatataattatagggCCATTACTTTTCTTTTCGGTATTGCAACAAATGACGTGATATAAACAGAGACAAAAATCGTTTAATGATCATACAAGtggaaagaagacaaaaatataAGGAAAAATCGATACATAAGTCAGAACGTAACACCGCGCCTGATCAGAAAAATCACAAACAACTTTGTGAACGTCTTACGGAGGCTATAGTGCCTCATTTATTATCTCAATggtaataaagatataaaatcgatatatatatat is a genomic window containing:
- the LOC139977394 gene encoding uncharacterized protein codes for the protein MGSTIAFSVWTFNVTLIVLVITVGVKAATLNPPTVRSSTDDTSQRRTFRCTPPKDITPDKHVLTSSPGPAKRETTEVTTSEKKETPTKETFTTWNDFVTTNGGLASTITSDPVTTTSDPTTTRDLTTTSDPTTTSDPSTSSDPTTTSDPSTSRDPTTTSDPTTTSDPSTSSDPTTTSDPSTSSDPTTTSDPSTSSDPTTTSDPSTSSDPTTTTRVCPTDWSLWGSSCYYVSIVTKMSWGEAQNACHGMAAQLVKIESPEENDFILSETTVLSGHFWIGLNDLANEGAWIWQDGTPLGSYSNWDGTTSDENKDCGRVKHDDGRWSDHDCTKDHGIICEN